The following nucleotide sequence is from Halobacterium noricense.
TCGCGAACAGCGCCGTACTTTGATGCCGCATCGCCGGTCGGGATGACGGGCCACTCGTCGGGTGCGTCGATGAGCCGCCGATAGCGCGCCAGCTTCTCCGCAGTTACGCCCGGGAGCGACACCGCTTCTTGGTCGCCGGACTTCCCGAGGACCGTCATCATCCCCTTCTCGAGGTCGACGTCCTCCCACCGGAGGCCGTTGCGGCGGTCGTCGCGACTGACGCTACAGACCTCCGCACCACGAACGCCGGTATCAGCGAGGATGTAGACAAGGGAGCGGTCACGAAACGCGCTTGGGGCGTCGCTGGCGTCGTCCTCAAGGGCGGCATGGGCACGCTCGTCGACGTAGGCAAGCAACCGTTCGCGAGCATCGGCAGTCCAGAACTGTTGGTCGACGTCGTTGCTTTTCGATGGGAGTGGTTCTTCGGCGGTGGTCGTCGCGAGCGGGTTCTGGTCGATTTCGCCGCTGCGCTGCCACCAGCCGAAGGTGGCTCGCGCGAGCGCGAAATACGTCCGAATGGAGTTCGCGGCGAGCTCGTTTTTGCCTTCGATTTCGTCTCGCTGCTGGAGATTGACCGCCCAATCTCGGGCGTCCTGTTCGTCGACGTCCTGGACGCGGTCGACGACGTTGTTCTCGGCGAGGAACTGGAACAGATTGT
It contains:
- a CDS encoding tyrosine-type recombinase/integrase, translated to MSETNATPGVRGLETLLDDRMVSLESPQTQQITRVAVNNLFQFLAENNVVDRVQDVDEQDARDWAVNLQQRDEIEGKNELAANSIRTYFALARATFGWWQRSGEIDQNPLATTTAEEPLPSKSNDVDQQFWTADARERLLAYVDERAHAALEDDASDAPSAFRDRSLVYILADTGVRGAEVCSVSRDDRRNGLRWEDVDLEKGMMTVLGKSGDQEAVSLPGVTAEKLARYRRLIDAPDEWPVIPTGDAASKYGAVRDELADRGYGDEEIEGVLEDCEIDEVLREYEVAPPALTTEGARTLLQRLCEEADVDMDGDYLKPHGGRRGLGDELYGEVAAESAQEVLRHKSIETTHASYRDRHPEDLAKDIEKVRYSSTDEE